From Bombyx mori chromosome 3, ASM3026992v2, the proteins below share one genomic window:
- the serpin-20 gene encoding serine protease inhibitor 20 isoform X1, whose amino-acid sequence MFSTSVLICLLFNSVLATDNQTLRELENRLATSNNRLTGEFIYNGILRYPGSSFVTIVFPLLSALGQLALFSEKKNEQKLLDLLELDNKEQIRRIFPYIREEYFSEDLVASPKFDLKVYTDDDNKLCPAFKKSYKKTFGGETGEVDYSEPEEAAEEINDYVKSQGTGGFKDLVSSRKIEDKDGLNFIGTYELSFKFDDRFVFTSSKVVKFKTGKTVTIIPGAAGEGIIKYADVKSINAKVIEILARGGEYSYVVVLPNKVDGLKEVLKKFTDPEVFRQAIDQGKNVCAKLLVPSREVISKVDLANSLQQTSSSYKNLFVPGEADLRGVSQKCDDTYVASILHEVRLRPDSTNNSRKASPCTKYDVELEVNYPYAFYVMCAQREPNLVRSPIVGMAVQS is encoded by the exons ATGTTTAGTACGTCGGTTCTCATTTGTCTCCTGTTTAATTCGGTGCTCGCCACAG aCAACCAAACACTACGAGAATTGGAGAATCGTCTTGCCACCTCCAACAACAGGCTGACTGGCGAATTCATATAT AATGGCATCCTGAGGTATCCCGGTAGCAGTTTCGTCACGATTGTGTTCCCGCTGCTAAGCGCATTGGGTCAGCTGGCCTTGTTCTCGGAAAAGAAAAACGAACAAAAGCTTCTTGATCTTCTAGAATTGGATAATAAGGAACAG ATACGTAGAATATTTCCGTATATACGAGAGGAGTACTTCAGTGAAGACCTTGTAGCTTCACCGAAATTCGACCTGAAAGTTTACACTGACGACGACAACAAGCTGTGTCCCGCTTTCAAAAAGTCATACAAAAAGACCTTTGGTGGTGAGACCGGGGAGGTAGACTACAGTGAACCCGAAGAAGCTGCTGAAGAAATCAACGATTAT gTAAAAAGTCAAGGCACAGGTGGCTTCAAAGACCTCGTTTCAAGTCGAAAAATAGAGGACAAGGATGGACTGAATTTTATAGGCACCTACGAGCTAAGT tTTAAATTTGACGATAGATTCGTTTTCACGAGCAGCAAAGTGGTGAAGTTCAAAACCGGTAAGACTGTTACAATCATTCCCGGGGCGGCCGGGGAAGGTATCATCAAATATGCCGACGTTAAATCTATAAACGCCAAG GTTATAGAAATTCTGGCTAGAGGTGGAGAATACTCGTATGTCGTAGTTCTTCCAAACAAAGTTGATGGACTGAAAGAGGTACTGAAGAAATTCACAGATCCTGAAGTTTTCAGACAAGCCATAGACCAAGGGAAAAACGTTTGTGCCAAACTATTAGTTCCCAGCCGAGAAGTGATCAGTAAGGTGGATTTAGCAAACTCTCTCCAACAG ACATCAAGCTCTTACAAGAACCTTTTCGTACCAGGGGAGGCCGACCTCCGCGGTGTGAGTCAAAAATGCGATGACACTTACGTCGCTTCGATCCTGCATGAGGTCCGCTTGAGGCCCGATTCAACAAACAATTCGAGAAAAG CGAGTCCGTGTACAAAATACGACGTGGAGTTGGAAGTTAACTATCCATACGCGTTCTACGTGATGTGCGCTCAGCGGGAACCGAACCTTGTGCGATCGCCTATAGTCGGCATGGCTGTGCAGTCCTAG
- the serpin-20 gene encoding serine protease inhibitor 20 precursor (The RefSeq protein has 1 frameshift compared to this genomic sequence): MFSTSVLICLLFNSVLATDNQTLRELENRLATSNNRLTGEFIYNGILRYPGSSFVTIVFPLLSALGQLALFSEKKNEQKLLDLLELDNKEQIRRIFPYIREEYFSEDLVASPKFDLKVYTDDDNKLCPAFKKSYKKTFGGETGEVDYSEPEEAAEEINDYVKSQGTGGFKDLVSSRKIEDKDGLNFIGTYELSFKFDDRFVFTSSKVVKFKTGKTVTIIPGAAGEGIIKYADVKSINAKVIEILARGGEYSYVVVLPNKVDGLKEVLKKFTDPEVFRQAIDQGKNVCAKLLVPSREVISKVDLANSLQQVDIKLLQEPFRTRGADLRGVSQKCDDTYVASILHEVRLRPDSTNNSRKASPCTKYDVELEVNYPYAFYVMCAQREPNLVRSPIVGMAVQS, encoded by the exons ATGTTTAGTACGTCGGTTCTCATTTGTCTCCTGTTTAATTCGGTGCTCGCCACAG aCAACCAAACACTACGAGAATTGGAGAATCGTCTTGCCACCTCCAACAACAGGCTGACTGGCGAATTCATATAT AATGGCATCCTGAGGTATCCCGGTAGCAGTTTCGTCACGATTGTGTTCCCGCTGCTAAGCGCATTGGGTCAGCTGGCCTTGTTCTCGGAAAAGAAAAACGAACAAAAGCTTCTTGATCTTCTAGAATTGGATAATAAGGAACAG ATACGTAGAATATTTCCGTATATACGAGAGGAGTACTTCAGTGAAGACCTTGTAGCTTCACCGAAATTCGACCTGAAAGTTTACACTGACGACGACAACAAGCTGTGTCCCGCTTTCAAAAAGTCATACAAAAAGACCTTTGGTGGTGAGACCGGGGAGGTAGACTACAGTGAACCCGAAGAAGCTGCTGAAGAAATCAACGATTAT gTAAAAAGTCAAGGCACAGGTGGCTTCAAAGACCTCGTTTCAAGTCGAAAAATAGAGGACAAGGATGGACTGAATTTTATAGGCACCTACGAGCTAAGT tTTAAATTTGACGATAGATTCGTTTTCACGAGCAGCAAAGTGGTGAAGTTCAAAACCGGTAAGACTGTTACAATCATTCCCGGGGCGGCCGGGGAAGGTATCATCAAATATGCCGACGTTAAATCTATAAACGCCAAG GTTATAGAAATTCTGGCTAGAGGTGGAGAATACTCGTATGTCGTAGTTCTTCCAAACAAAGTTGATGGACTGAAAGAGGTACTGAAGAAATTCACAGATCCTGAAGTTTTCAGACAAGCCATAGACCAAGGGAAAAACGTTTGTGCCAAACTATTAGTTCCCAGCCGAGAAGTGATCAGTAAGGTGGATTTAGCAAACTCTCTCCAACAGGTAG ACATCAAGCTCTTACAAGAACCTTTTCGTACCAGGGGAG CCGACCTCCGCGGTGTGAGTCAAAAATGCGATGACACTTACGTCGCTTCGATCCTGCATGAGGTCCGCTTGAGGCCCGATTCAACAAACAATTCGAGAAAAG CGAGTCCGTGTACAAAATACGACGTGGAGTTGGAAGTTAACTATCCATACGCGTTCTACGTGATGTGCGCTCAGCGGGAACCGAACCTTGTGCGATCGCCTATAGTCGGCATGGCTGTGCAGTCCTAG